From a single bacterium genomic region:
- a CDS encoding tetratricopeptide repeat protein, with the protein YYNQGVALCKLRRYNEAVECFDKAINLNPAFQQAWYNKAIALQNLGKREQANKCFKEAQRL; encoded by the coding sequence TATTATAACCAGGGGGTAGCATTGTGTAAATTGAGAAGATACAATGAGGCAGTAGAATGTTTTGATAAAGCGATAAATCTCAATCCTGCTTTTCAACAAGCCTGGTATAACAAAGCAATCGCTCTACAAAATCTTGGTAAAAGAGAACAAGCAAATAAGTGTTTTAAAGAGGCTCAAAGATTATGA